In Candidatus Falkowbacteria bacterium, a genomic segment contains:
- the atpG gene encoding ATP synthase F1 subunit gamma, producing the protein MAKTKDIQRRIKSISSTKRITRAMEMVEASKMRKAVETVLASRTYANLSWETLMNLAASSEKSLAHPLLEVRSEIKRQVLILITANRGLCGGFNSAIISEARKITKGFEEATDIILLGKKGESISGSLHVEAQFIKEETGINLGSIAPIATLVIDGFRSGKFDKVLVAYTDYINAVKQVPRVKQILPLVTEPSDGTLGVLSNEDRAGLTHDYVVEKSKQHLGSGGFTHEYTFEPAPATVLDEIIPRLVSVQIYQALLESNASEHSARMAAMHQATKAASDLVGELTLFYNKARQAAITAEIAEITAGVAALE; encoded by the coding sequence ATGGCCAAGACCAAAGACATACAACGAAGAATTAAATCAATTTCTAGCACCAAGCGTATTACTCGTGCTATGGAAATGGTAGAAGCTTCAAAAATGCGTAAAGCTGTTGAGACAGTGCTTGCTTCTCGCACCTACGCTAACTTAAGTTGGGAAACCTTGATGAATTTAGCAGCCTCTAGTGAAAAAAGTTTGGCTCATCCTTTACTTGAAGTTCGCTCTGAAATTAAACGCCAAGTACTAATTTTAATTACAGCAAATCGTGGTTTATGTGGTGGATTTAATTCAGCCATTATTTCTGAAGCTCGTAAAATTACCAAAGGCTTTGAAGAAGCAACTGACATTATTTTGTTAGGTAAAAAAGGTGAAAGTATTTCTGGATCTTTGCACGTTGAAGCACAGTTTATTAAAGAAGAAACCGGTATTAATCTGGGCTCAATTGCCCCCATCGCTACTTTAGTAATTGATGGATTTCGTTCAGGTAAGTTTGATAAAGTATTAGTTGCTTATACTGATTATATTAATGCGGTTAAACAAGTCCCTCGTGTTAAGCAGATTTTACCATTAGTTACTGAGCCTTCTGATGGGACTTTGGGAGTTTTATCAAACGAGGATCGAGCTGGTTTGACGCATGATTATGTTGTTGAAAAATCCAAGCAACATTTAGGATCCGGTGGCTTTACTCATGAATATACTTTTGAGCCAGCGCCGGCAACTGTTCTTGATGAAATTATTCCCCGATTAGTGTCTGTTCAGATTTATCAAGCCTTGCTTGAATCTAATGCTTCCGAACACAGCGCTCGTATGGCCGCTATGCACCAAGCAACTAAGGCAGCCTCTGATTTAGTAGGTGAATTAACTTTATTTTATAACAAGGCCAGACAGGCCGCTATTACTGCTGAAATCGCCGAAATTACCGCAGGCGTGGCAGCACTTGAATAA
- the atpC gene encoding ATP synthase F1 subunit epsilon, translated as MVENSSQFRFEIASPERVVMKEEVKQVTVPTVMGEVTILPSHIPLVALLKPGVIEVLTTDGRKEIMSVSGGLLEVMAGKVVILADTAERAAELDEQRIMEAKARAEALKEQAHNQDDVAFARLSALIEKEVARGHAVRKWKRLNIQK; from the coding sequence ATGGTTGAAAACTCATCACAATTTAGATTTGAAATTGCCTCACCTGAGCGTGTTGTTATGAAAGAAGAGGTGAAGCAAGTTACTGTGCCAACAGTGATGGGGGAGGTTACGATTTTGCCTTCACATATTCCTTTGGTCGCTTTGTTAAAACCAGGGGTTATTGAAGTCTTAACAACCGATGGTCGCAAAGAGATTATGTCTGTCTCTGGTGGTTTGCTTGAAGTTATGGCTGGTAAAGTTGTAATTTTAGCAGATACTGCTGAACGAGCGGCTGAGCTTGATGAACAACGGATTATGGAAGCCAAGGCTCGTGCTGAGGCCTTGAAAGAACAAGCTCACAATCAAGATGATGTTGCCTTTGCTCGTTTGAGTGCCTTGATTGAGAAAGAAGTGGCTCGAGGCCACGCGGTCAGAAAATGGAAGAGATTAAATATTCAAAAATAA
- a CDS encoding lysine biosynthesis protein LysW, translating to MTTAQCPLCHSDVIIEDDVYENDLVTCVNCGNDLEIISLTPLELRAIEEE from the coding sequence ATGACCACTGCTCAGTGTCCGTTATGCCACAGCGACGTTATTATTGAAGATGACGTTTATGAAAATGACCTCGTAACTTGTGTTAACTGTGGAAATGATTTGGAAATTATCTCATTAACACCTTTAGAGTTGAGAGCGATTGAGGAGGAATAA
- the atpD gene encoding F0F1 ATP synthase subunit beta, with protein sequence MTEKNIGHIKQIIGVVVDVEFSGEMPQINTALTVEVEAGHLTLEVAQHLGSSLVRTVAMGTTDGLRRGDVVTDTGAPISVPVGQETLGRIFNVLGETIDGGTKVVAKKNYSIHRSAPKLVDQSTETEILETGIKVIDLICPILKGGKVGLFGGAGVGKTVIIQELINNIAKAHGGVSVFAGVGERTREGNDLYHEMKEAKVIDKLAMVFGQMNEPPGARARVALTGLCMAEYFRDEQKQDVLFFIDNIFRFTQAGSEVSALLGRLPSAVGYQPTLATEMGQLQERITSTKDGSITSIQAVYVPADDLTDPAPATTFAHLDSTVTLSRALTELGIYPAVDPLDSSSTILDPSIVGEEHYQVARGVQKILQRLKDLQDIIAILGMEELSAEDKLTVLRARKIQRFLSQPFFVAEVFTGQSGKYVSLKDTIKGFKEILDGKHDDKNENDFYMKGTIDEVSK encoded by the coding sequence ATGACAGAAAAAAATATTGGACATATTAAACAAATTATCGGCGTTGTTGTTGACGTTGAATTTAGTGGTGAGATGCCACAAATTAATACTGCTTTAACAGTTGAGGTTGAAGCTGGTCACTTAACATTGGAAGTTGCTCAGCACCTTGGTAGTAGTTTAGTACGCACGGTAGCCATGGGAACAACTGATGGTTTGCGACGTGGTGATGTTGTAACTGATACCGGCGCTCCAATCTCTGTGCCTGTAGGCCAAGAAACGTTGGGTCGTATTTTTAATGTCCTTGGTGAAACCATTGATGGTGGAACAAAAGTAGTGGCCAAGAAAAATTATAGTATTCATCGCTCAGCGCCAAAGTTAGTTGATCAATCAACGGAAACAGAAATTTTAGAAACAGGTATTAAAGTTATTGACTTAATTTGTCCAATTCTTAAAGGTGGGAAAGTTGGATTATTCGGTGGAGCTGGTGTTGGAAAAACGGTTATTATTCAAGAATTAATTAACAACATTGCCAAAGCTCATGGTGGCGTGTCTGTTTTTGCCGGAGTTGGTGAACGTACTCGTGAAGGAAATGATTTATATCATGAAATGAAAGAAGCAAAAGTTATTGACAAACTAGCGATGGTTTTTGGACAGATGAATGAACCACCTGGAGCTCGTGCTCGTGTCGCTTTGACTGGTTTATGTATGGCAGAATATTTCCGTGATGAACAAAAGCAAGATGTGTTGTTTTTCATTGATAATATTTTCCGATTTACGCAGGCGGGTTCTGAAGTATCAGCTTTGCTTGGTCGTTTGCCTTCAGCTGTAGGGTATCAACCAACCTTGGCAACAGAAATGGGACAATTGCAAGAACGTATTACTTCAACCAAAGACGGTTCAATCACTTCAATTCAAGCTGTCTATGTTCCAGCTGACGACTTAACTGACCCAGCTCCAGCCACAACCTTTGCTCACTTAGATTCAACGGTTACCTTGTCTCGAGCATTAACTGAACTTGGTATCTATCCAGCCGTTGATCCCTTAGACTCATCTTCAACTATTCTTGATCCTTCAATTGTTGGTGAAGAACATTATCAAGTAGCTCGCGGTGTACAGAAAATTTTGCAACGCTTAAAAGATTTGCAGGATATTATCGCGATTCTTGGTATGGAAGAATTATCAGCTGAAGACAAGTTGACTGTGTTGCGTGCTCGAAAAATTCAACGTTTCTTGTCTCAACCATTTTTTGTGGCTGAAGTCTTTACCGGCCAGAGCGGAAAATATGTTTCGCTTAAAGATACCATTAAAGGCTTTAAAGAAATTTTGGACGGAAAACATGATGACAAAAATGAAAATGATTTCTATATGAAGGGAACTATTGACGAAGTTAGTAAATAA
- the polA gene encoding DNA polymerase I, translated as MPAKKLPKLLIFDGNALIHRSFHALPVTMKTSKGEVVNAVYGFTSFLLRAIKEFKPEMVALALDMKGPTFRHETYDKYKATRVKAAPELYAQIPRAREVAEILDIPVFQISGCEADDVIGTIVTKMDGKAENIIVTGDMDTLQLVNDYTKVYTMSRGLNDSILYDAKQVVAKYGLNPDQIIEYKALRGDPSDNIPGVKGIGEKTAVELLQEFSTVKNLYKNINSVKIKDRIRELLIEYKDDALMSHDLATIHRDVDFPFDPQTLHFGGFDREKATKLFNELEFKSLLPRLIQTGVADKKAAALLATARAEDKFTRNTSDFTYEVITTDKAFETFLKKLTKQKRFAFDTETSDLDAFTSDLLGLSFSWKQGEAYFLSVKQLSLNARKGGGDLFNWQNKDTTSKLHPWLLKLKPILEKPEIKKIGHNAKFDIKILKQFGITVAGLDFDTMIAAYILNPGNRQYSLDNLALRWLNFEKISGDDLLGTGKGKLSYSAVPVEKLGNYASEDADITLRLWEVLEKELVKNNLKKLLDTIEIPLIDCLIDMEFSGICLNTTYLKKLEKELDQKIASIQKEAWKICGKEFNISSPKQLQEILFTDLEISSAGLSKTKTGISTGADELVKLKGKHKIIDLIIEYREVTKLASTYVRTLPELINPVTGRIHTSFNQTIAATGRLSSIDPNLQNIPIRTELGRKIRAAFIAKKGCELISFDYSQIELRLAAHLSKDPGLIKAFKNKEDIHAATAATIANIPIAKVTPDMRRHAKAINFGILYGQGPHGLAQTADISYSEAQAFIEDYFAAYGRVKQYIDTTLTKARKNGYVETLFGRKRYLEEINASNMMIRKSAERMAINAPIQGTAADLIKLAMIEIKKFIDAEYKEKLSLLLQVHDELVFEADPKIIKEIVPKIKKIMENVIKLSVPITVDAKHGENWVDMKPV; from the coding sequence ATGCCTGCCAAAAAGCTTCCAAAACTCCTAATTTTTGATGGAAATGCCCTTATCCATCGAAGTTTTCATGCCTTGCCTGTAACAATGAAAACAAGCAAAGGTGAGGTGGTAAATGCCGTCTATGGCTTTACCTCTTTTTTGCTTCGTGCGATCAAAGAATTCAAGCCTGAGATGGTGGCTTTAGCTCTTGATATGAAGGGCCCAACCTTTCGGCATGAGACCTATGATAAATATAAAGCTACTCGTGTAAAAGCTGCGCCCGAATTATATGCTCAAATCCCACGCGCTCGTGAAGTTGCAGAAATTCTCGATATTCCTGTTTTTCAAATTTCCGGGTGTGAAGCTGATGATGTCATTGGAACGATTGTAACAAAGATGGACGGCAAAGCAGAAAATATTATTGTCACGGGCGATATGGATACTCTGCAATTAGTAAATGACTATACCAAAGTTTATACCATGAGTCGCGGTTTAAATGACAGTATTTTATATGACGCCAAACAAGTAGTTGCTAAATATGGCTTAAACCCAGATCAGATCATTGAATACAAAGCCTTACGTGGTGATCCAAGTGATAATATTCCGGGCGTAAAAGGAATTGGCGAAAAAACCGCTGTGGAATTATTACAAGAATTTTCAACAGTTAAAAATCTGTATAAAAATATTAATTCAGTCAAAATTAAAGACCGTATTCGTGAATTATTAATTGAATATAAAGATGACGCCTTAATGAGTCATGATCTTGCGACTATTCACCGTGATGTTGATTTTCCCTTTGATCCACAAACATTACACTTTGGAGGTTTTGATCGAGAAAAAGCTACAAAACTTTTTAATGAGCTAGAATTTAAATCATTACTCCCCCGTTTAATCCAAACCGGAGTGGCTGATAAAAAAGCAGCAGCCTTGCTTGCTACTGCCCGAGCAGAAGATAAATTTACTCGCAACACTTCTGATTTTACCTATGAAGTAATTACCACTGACAAAGCCTTTGAAACTTTCTTAAAAAAACTAACGAAACAAAAGCGTTTTGCTTTTGATACAGAAACAAGCGACCTTGATGCCTTTACATCAGATCTCTTGGGATTAAGTTTTAGTTGGAAGCAAGGCGAAGCCTATTTTCTATCAGTAAAACAACTATCACTTAATGCTCGCAAGGGCGGAGGTGATTTATTTAATTGGCAAAATAAAGATACAACTTCAAAATTACATCCCTGGCTATTAAAACTAAAGCCAATTCTAGAAAAACCAGAAATAAAAAAAATTGGTCATAATGCCAAGTTTGATATAAAAATTTTAAAACAATTTGGAATTACTGTGGCTGGTCTTGATTTTGATACAATGATTGCGGCTTATATCCTTAACCCAGGCAATCGTCAGTATAGTCTTGATAATCTTGCTTTACGTTGGCTTAACTTTGAAAAAATATCTGGTGATGATTTACTAGGCACAGGTAAAGGCAAACTTTCCTACTCTGCTGTACCAGTTGAAAAGCTTGGCAATTATGCCTCTGAAGATGCCGACATTACGTTGCGACTGTGGGAAGTTTTGGAAAAAGAGTTAGTAAAAAATAATTTAAAAAAATTATTAGACACTATTGAAATTCCTTTGATTGATTGTTTGATTGATATGGAGTTTTCCGGAATTTGCCTCAATACTACCTATTTAAAAAAATTAGAAAAAGAGTTAGATCAAAAAATAGCTTCTATTCAAAAAGAGGCGTGGAAAATATGCGGTAAAGAATTTAATATTTCTTCACCAAAACAATTACAAGAAATTCTCTTCACAGATTTAGAAATTTCTTCAGCGGGATTATCAAAAACTAAAACTGGAATTTCAACTGGTGCTGATGAATTAGTAAAACTAAAAGGTAAGCATAAAATTATTGATTTAATTATTGAATATCGTGAAGTTACAAAACTAGCTTCAACCTATGTCAGAACTCTCCCAGAATTAATTAATCCAGTCACAGGACGAATCCATACTTCTTTTAATCAAACCATTGCCGCCACTGGTCGTCTATCTTCCATAGATCCAAACTTACAAAATATTCCAATTCGTACAGAACTTGGAAGAAAGATACGTGCCGCTTTTATTGCGAAAAAAGGATGTGAATTAATTAGCTTTGATTATTCACAAATTGAACTACGTTTAGCCGCTCATCTTTCAAAAGATCCTGGATTAATTAAAGCATTTAAAAACAAAGAAGATATTCATGCCGCTACTGCTGCAACTATTGCTAATATTCCAATTGCAAAAGTTACACCAGATATGCGCCGCCATGCCAAAGCGATTAACTTTGGAATTTTATATGGCCAAGGACCACATGGCTTAGCCCAAACTGCTGACATTTCTTATAGTGAGGCACAAGCTTTTATTGAAGATTATTTTGCAGCATATGGAAGGGTAAAACAATATATTGATACAACTTTAACCAAGGCGCGTAAAAATGGATACGTAGAAACTCTCTTTGGCCGAAAACGATACTTAGAAGAAATCAATGCTTCTAATATGATGATTAGGAAATCTGCTGAACGAATGGCGATTAATGCCCCAATTCAAGGGACGGCCGCTGATTTAATTAAGCTTGCCATGATAGAAATAAAGAAATTTATTGACGCTGAATATAAAGAAAAATTATCACTTCTCTTGCAGGTACACGACGAATTAGTCTTTGAAGCTGACCCAAAAATTATTAAAGAAATAGTACCAAAAATAAAAAAGATAATGGAAAATGTCATTAAACTTTCAGTCCCAATTACGGTTGATGCCAAACATGGTGAAAATTGGGTTGATATGAAACCGGTATGA
- a CDS encoding UDP-N-acetylmuramoyl-L-alanine--D-glutamate ligase yields the protein MKITELAKEKIVVVGLGSENFALLNFLYSKGYTFPITIFAFQSRQEMEKHYPALKKWKHINWIISKPNFNQLKNYSLVLKSPGAFFSPLLRKQLKQAGTKITSAMQLFLDLCPTKNIIGVTGTKGKGTTSNLVEAIIKKAGKRVWLAGNIGVAPFSFIHKIKKSDWVILELSSFQLEDTTSSTHISVLTNFSPEHLAPADKNNPNYHPSLHHYWQSKLNLLRFQGKNDIAIINKKLQNKIKNNIKAKKIFFTTSTLPSKLPGDHNKENIASAVAVAKAIKISEKIINQAVKDFKGLPYRLEKITEKNRVAYYNDSFATTPSATITALKAFQSPIILIAGGADKGSDFNQLARIIKQKTKAVILFKGTALKKLVTALNKTKYNPSNIKIAGSMNEAITQARKQATPGDVILMSPACASFGLFKNYKDRGEQFNKSVIA from the coding sequence ATGAAAATTACTGAACTAGCTAAAGAAAAAATTGTAGTGGTTGGACTGGGTTCAGAAAATTTTGCCTTACTTAATTTTCTCTATTCAAAAGGCTATACATTTCCAATCACAATTTTTGCTTTTCAAAGTCGTCAGGAAATGGAAAAACACTACCCCGCTTTGAAAAAATGGAAACATATTAACTGGATAATTAGTAAGCCCAATTTTAATCAGTTAAAAAACTATAGCTTAGTTCTGAAATCTCCAGGAGCATTTTTTTCTCCTCTTCTCCGAAAACAATTAAAACAAGCTGGAACAAAAATTACCTCAGCTATGCAATTGTTTTTAGATCTTTGTCCAACAAAAAATATTATTGGCGTAACTGGCACTAAAGGCAAAGGCACAACTTCAAATTTAGTTGAGGCTATTATAAAAAAAGCAGGTAAGCGAGTTTGGCTTGCTGGAAATATTGGCGTCGCGCCTTTTAGTTTTATTCATAAAATAAAAAAATCTGATTGGGTTATTTTAGAACTTTCCAGTTTTCAACTTGAAGATACAACTTCAAGTACTCATATTTCTGTGCTAACAAATTTCTCACCTGAACACCTTGCTCCTGCAGACAAAAATAATCCAAACTATCATCCTTCTTTACATCATTACTGGCAGTCAAAACTAAACCTCCTTCGCTTTCAAGGAAAGAATGATATTGCTATCATAAACAAAAAATTACAAAATAAAATTAAAAATAATATAAAAGCAAAAAAAATATTTTTTACTACATCAACTTTACCATCAAAACTACCCGGAGATCATAACAAAGAAAATATTGCTTCAGCCGTTGCAGTGGCTAAAGCTATAAAAATTTCTGAAAAAATTATTAACCAAGCAGTTAAAGATTTCAAAGGTTTACCATATCGACTAGAAAAAATTACTGAAAAAAATAGAGTAGCCTACTATAATGACAGTTTTGCCACTACGCCATCAGCAACCATCACAGCTCTTAAAGCTTTTCAAAGTCCGATTATCCTCATTGCTGGAGGGGCTGATAAAGGTTCTGACTTTAATCAACTCGCGAGAATCATTAAACAAAAAACTAAAGCAGTTATTTTGTTTAAAGGCACAGCATTGAAAAAACTAGTGACTGCTTTAAACAAAACAAAATATAATCCTAGTAATATAAAGATAGCTGGGAGTATGAATGAGGCTATAACTCAAGCTCGAAAGCAGGCTACTCCTGGTGATGTTATTCTTATGTCCCCTGCCTGTGCCAGTTTTGGCCTATTTAAGAACTATAAAGACAGAGGGGAACAATTTAATAAATCTGTAATTGCATAA